Within the Helicoverpa armigera isolate CAAS_96S chromosome 24, ASM3070526v1, whole genome shotgun sequence genome, the region ACCTATAACTTCTAGTGATAATCATTGCATAAGAGCAGTATAAAGTAATGGAATCAGGGAGGACTGTGCCATACATTTAGGGATTATAAAGAGGACCTGGACATTACATTAACATCCACAATGTgttctatttaaaatacttGGATGCTTCTAAAAAGTTTTCAGCGGTACTTACAGAATGCCTTCCAGAAGAACTCGCCAGTAGTTTGGCTGATGATGAAAGGCACCGAGTGCATCCTGCCCTCTCGAATGGAATCCATCGGCTCCTCAACCAAGAACCGCTCCTGGCCGAAGTCCGGCTCTACCACCGGACGCCATAAACTTAGGGGATCAAAGCCGAACTCCTGAGGAAAATGAAGGTTACTTTAAAATGATTCTTGTCCATAGAACATTCTAGAATTTAGTAAATTAGTCTATGTATCTTACGAAGAATCCCAGCATTGATCCAGCGATCTCCTTCCAGCTCTTACTCTTGAGGCAGTGGAAGAGTGCGGTGGTGTTGTCCTCGGGGCAGTTGGACACTCTCGCCTGTTTGATGGCCAGGTCTATGCGGTCTGGTGGACTGGGCAGCTTGGACGTCGGGGAACCGCTCACTGATATGGCACGGTGGAAGAGACCTGCGAATGAACATCGAGAAacaattatgtacttactattacaaaaaaagtatttgaatTATGTAAGTAGTTATCGTCAGGAAGGAGTCTGCGTAGTTTTCTGGGTCTCTTTTCCATCACTATGTATCACAGTACATTTAACTGAAATACCTATGAGTTATGACCCAAAATCTGACCAAGATAAAGTTATCCTCACCTTTAGACATAGATGATATCATATGCACCATGACACTGACGGCTCCCGCGCTGCAGCCGGTGATGGTGACGAGGTTGGGGTCTCCTCCGAATGCCGCAATGTTCCTCTGCACCCACTTTAGAGCCGCCACCTGGTCCTTGAAGCCGTTGTTACCGGGAGCTAACTTGTTGCCCAGGGCGAGGAAACCTGGAATTCATTTACATTTGAAAATTGGTTCCAAAACAATGTAAAGAGACAGAGGATATATAGGCGAAAGGACCTTatattgccgtcccatcgggctatgagaccgaaggaatagtgagtgcacttgtgtctgggCATATGCTtgtgtgcactataataatgtcctgcgcagttgactTAGCTCAGCTTACATGAGaatagccgccgtagccgataatcggctaggacgacatcatcatcataggcAAAAGGAATAGTTTGTTGTCTTGCATAGATACCTAGAGAGCCAAGCCTGTAGTTGATGGTGACGAGCACGACATCCCGGTCCATGAGGTAGTGCGGCCCCGCCAGGTCGCTACGCCCGGACATGGAGTAGAACCCGCCCGGGTGCATGAAGAAGATCACTGGCAATGGCTTCGAACTGCAAGGAATAGATCAAATTTAGTTCCTCTATTCCCAGTACAGCAAGCATTccttattcaataaaataatattgaataaaaaataaaagtcctGGTTGCTGTACTTTTTGTGAATCATAAATCTGTGTTTCCTATGAAGTACTTTTGTACTTCTTAACACAACCTGTTAGTTAAGTATCCAGTCCAATTCTTGGCTTAACAGCATGACAGGACGTTGACAAGTTTACCTGTTTATAGCAGGGGTGTACACGTTGATGGTGAGACAGTCCTCGTCCACAGGGTACCCCGGGCTGGCTGGCCGGGGACACGAGGGACCGTCCTTAGTCGCGTCCACTATGGTCTCGTAATGGAGGATGAGTTTCGGTGGCTGAAGAGAGCAGAATTTTGAGATAACACATAGATTATCCGTAATTTCTGCGGTGGGGTATATACCTTAGTGAAATTCAAGATCTAACAGTCAATATAAAAAGGATCATACCCATATTAGTATGGAGTCAAAAGTCAGCAATGCCATGCAATGCTCAAATTCCAGTCCTGTGTCATACGATAACTTTATAGccatatttgtaatattatataaagcactgattcaaaagatattggacattaaacatgataaCTTCCTACtggtttttatacattttatcgtttatagacagtattgctattagtttttcactaggaacttcatgatcatcatgaattcatgattttattgtatgttatcagataaacatgtcagttatttgaatatatatatatatacattaaATGAATATATACATGGGCCAAAGGACGAGATTCCAGaccgtaataaataaagcatgattGAAACGATGTCATGTACTGCAATTTCAACAagaatgtcttatttttttaattttttaaccggtgctttttaagacttcaaattatcatcataattctagttttaatttattagggCTATCTTGTAATATACTTTCTCTGGGCGTTACTGGGGCACAGATGGGCATGGTCCTTTGAGACGCCAATGATAGCTGTACTGTATACGAATAATAttcctttttttataaacttcagAAAAAGcttgataattttgtttttaacaacAACGACAATGCTCTCTTGTGGTAGACCAGCTAGTAAATGGTTTGATAATGTATTCCAACCTGGAACCGCAGCTCCCCAACAGGCGGCTCTGCATATCGTATCCCCCGGTACGCCTGGAAGCGTCGGCCGCgccgtgacgtcatccacgagCCCACGAACTGACCAGACACTGACTGTGTTGTTGGAGCATCTTCAACTTCATCTAAGGAGAGAAGTGTTATTTAAACTGAAATGCTCAAAATCTCTTCATTAACTTATTTAGAATCCAGACGGTCAATATTGTTTGAAGAGCCTATTGTTTTACTCAGGACTtcagaaaaaaattgaaactgCTCTTGGAAGCTGAGCATAAATATCCAAGTAAGTAAATCTAGCACTGGTCATAGATTTTAGAAgtttagtaggtattttgttatttagaaAGATAAGAAGTTTAAGcttgtatataatatagtgTGTACGTAATTACTTGTTAATAAAAGACCTGATTgataattacaaacattttgaactATTAATTCAGATATCAGAAATTCTTATCCTGCAGACGAAACCCCTATGTTAAAAGACGCAGCTCAATATAAATGAGTGATAAACAGTCAAGAGAGACTGACCTGTACTGCCGCCATCAGCTCGCGTTGCACTCACGACTGCGCACGTAACACAAACCCACACAAGTGCAGACAACATCGTTCTACCACCGGCGCAAGCGCACTGACAAATGACAGTAGACTTTAGTCAGTAGTAGGCACTGAGGTAGCCTGATATAGGGCATTTATTCTGCAACTTATGCATTCAGTTTAAAATATTCCAATGGTTCTGGGTTTTTCAGGAGGTCTTTTTCAAACAGGCTGTTTTGATTTGGGTTTGTTAAGAAGTATTTTCTAGCTGTTTTGTTCTTAAAAGAAGTCTTTCTGATAATGACTTTATGTATGGGTATTTTCTCGTTAAACTCTATATCTAGCCGAAAGAATCTCAAAGGGGAATTTAATATTCTTGTCCGTCCGGGCTTgcgacacaaaaaaaaatcgtatctacAACCTGACATATGAGCTACTGCAAAGTCAAACAATAAGGAAGTCTTGGTATACGTAAACCACAATAAAACGTGTGTAGGTACAGCATACAGTCATACATTAGCATCAGACTCACGCATGCGCACTGAGACAAAGGAGTTCTTACTAAACCATCTCAATTACGAGGAAAATATAAACATTGCTATCAGGGAAAACCAGCGGCTGTGTTATTGACTAACTAGCTGTtcccagcggtttcacccgcgttccgatATACCTACCAACTACCCACAACGGGATGAGAAGTCTGAATTTCCTTTCTTGTGCTCAAAattatctatgtaggtatctaatttcatttaatcggttcagtagttttgctgTGATAGCCAgatagacagacatacagacacaGACAGTGTTACAGGACTTACgaatctataatattagtaagtaaggACTATAGTATGGATTCTTGTTCTTTTAATTCCAGAATAAAAAAGGCAATTgacttttcaaacaatttatttcataaaaaatactcacatataaaaatatacaaaaatgtaaCGTGTGTCTCTTTGAAAGTCAACAGTTGAGGCTTTTGTACTCCAAGATGACACTTTTCTTCTTCACTCAATACGGTATGGGGTACAGTTCCTCCCAGACCTTGAACCGGTCTTCGAACAAGTTCTGCTGGATGAGCAGCTTGTCACCTCGGTGGAGGAACAGCCTCCGGTCGGGCGTCATGGCGGGCCACGTCAGGTTGCCCAGCTCTGGCGTATCTCCGCGAGGGTTCGGGTCCCTGAGGAGAACAATATGATTTAACGCCTGACGAGTGTAAGGGTTTGAGTATAATGGCATCGTATATCTCAAATGATGATGGCTATAACTCAGTTGATAatgtaaaacaatataacaGCTGAAAAATCTGTGTAATTGAAAACATAAAAGCTAACTGGCTAATgatgacaaacaaaaatacagcgCTTACACTAAATAGACCAGAGTAAAGGAAGGGATGTGAAGAAGAAGTTTTGAAGAGCTGAAGCTTCTAACTAGATTGTGTGCAAAATGATGGAGAAGAAAAATGGGCAGTTGAAACAATAAAGTAACATACCCGTATCTTGCGAAGTTGTACCAGATAGCCGTCATCTCGTCGACGACGTGCGAGTGCGGGCTGCTGACCTCGATGGTGGGGAAGTTGTAGCTCAGCGTGAACACGTACAGCAGGTCGTCGTGATGGGCGGCACCTAGCAACAACAATCAATATTAAGTTAAGAGTTAGTAGACAACGTAGGCTCTTGTACGCTTTACAGaaagataaaaatcttaaacattTAGCGtgagtaaataaaactaattgttgattgtaaaaatatagtaaacaCTGTATTTCgttttaaaagcaataaatgACAAAACTGTGACCAATTTAGGTGTTActttataacaaaagaaataataatggacaaatacaaaatcaaaCGGATAAAACAACAGACTAGCGTCTGTACCGTTCGCGACTCTCTCGGTGACTCGACTTAACTCGACTAAAACTTGCGCTCGCGgcccggcggcggcggtggcgcaGACCGAGCGGCCGCCGGCCTTGATGCGGGCGTAGAAGAGTGCGACAAGATACGTTATACATAAAAGAGAGAGAGATAGGTAGATGCTACACGGAGCCGTCATGCGTAAAGCGAGCTGGCAACTTGTTTCGCGTGGTGCGATGAGGTAGCCTTGACGGCGGCGGCGAACCTGTACGAACCTGTTCCCGCGCTACATCCTCCCCCTCTAAGTCACTAGACCGACCCGGTGGTGACTTAGGACTACTCCTTACCCTGGTAACAGCCAGTTCGGACTCCCCTACACATGGAGTGAGTAAGCCGGTATGGTACCTTCCCTTACCTCGAACCGGGCCGTGTACTATCTCACAGTTAGTAGGAGAAAATACTCGGCTAACCTTAAATGGGCCTAAGCGACGCGGAGTACGTTTCCTTACTTGACCTGGGGAGTGGGTGGTTTCCTGAATATCGTGCTGCTCCTCACGAAGTACATCTGACGTACGATGAGATGTGTCCGCAAAAACAGGTAAAAAATCACGTGATCCCTCTATTTTCTGAACAGGCAGCACAGGAACCAAAGACCCGGCGACGCCGTTCTTCTTCCCCGGTTCGATGCTGGTACGATGCTCTGCACGAACAATTCTTGTGTTCTGTGGAATTAACCTGTACGAGGGGACTGCCCTTGGCGCTCTGCCCCCGTTGTCGATGTGATGCAGCGCCACAGCCGTTGGCGCTCCCCCTTGTGTGAAGCTGTTTCTCCTCGCTGAAGACGAAAGGACTTCTTTTCTCGACGCAGATAACTTAGTTCTCTCCTCCTCACGAAGGGCTACAAAAGAATAAGTTACAGGAGAAACGCCTTTCTCGAAGTCCAACGGGAAGTACCTATGACCTAAAGAAAACCTATTCCGGCAAAAGTCAAGTACCATCCCAGCGTCTCGGATGAAATTCATGCCTAAGAGAGAGTCAGTGGCACCAGGTAAAACTACAAACATCGTCCGTATGACGACTCCTTGCAGCTCTACATCGACAGATACAGTTTCCACCTTTTTCTTACAAACAGAGCCATTAGCTAACTTACAATCTAAAGAAGTGTTaactaaattaacatttttagctACTAAAACCTTTCTTAAGCTATCACTAGCTATAGACAATTGAGCACCAGTGTCTACTATAACACGACCACTACAACCACAAATCTTGACGTCGACTATGGGCCGCGCATCAATCGGCGCAGTGCCCACTGCAGAAATCGACTGGAACGGTGTTGTCGTCGATGAATCATCTCCTCTCTTGCAGGTCCCACAATTCGACCTGATGACGCCCGGAGCCCCACAGCCAAAACATACAACAGGTGCTGCCTGCTTAGGTCCAGTCTCTACTCTAGGCCCTGGTGGGGTTGAGTTCTTCATCTGAATTTTCTTACACGACTCCTTGTCGTGGCCAAACTTTTTACAGTACCCACAACGAGGTCTATGCTTCGTAGTTGTATTGTCTGAGGAACTCGAACTTGTAGGTGTTGAAGACGACATCGGAGGTGAGCGAGTAGTCTCAACTGACTTGGGTGCAGTTGGAGCAGGTATTACCAAGGGTCGCCCTTGAGTGGTGGTCTTATGGCCCTCCTCCAGGAGATCCTCTACTGCGCGCGCTTTTTCTAGTAATTCCGAAAAAGACGAGAAAGATTGCCTGGAGACCTTCTCTCTTATTCGCCGATGCAGTAGGCCATAGACCATGTCCAATTGGACAGGGTTCTCTGGAAGCGTATTAGCTGGCAGCTGAGCTATCAGAGCTCTTGCTTTGCAGACGAATACGTCTGTCTTCTCATTATACTGTTCCACTCGGAACAATTCTCTATAAATCCTATGAGGCGGAAGACGGGGACCAAATGTCTGACGTAAGATATTAACTGCTTCTGTCCAGGACGTCACAGAATGCTTGACGCCCTGCCACCATGTGCCAGCCAACCCGGTGAGTAGCATGGGAAGGCCACGCAACGCAATATTGTCCTCGATGGAGACACATTCTTTATAGATTTCAATTGCGTCAATGAACGCAACAACGTCGGAGTTCTGAGCTCCGTCGAAGCGAGCTGTGCATTTTGCGAAGTTAGCATTATTGTTGTGAACTCCCATAGCGTTTGCAGTAGCGGGCGGGGTCGGAACTCGCAGCGCAGCTATCAACTGTTGTAGATGAAAATCCGTCATGGTGATGGTAGACGTAGACGACGGCGAGAACAGCTGTGTGGGTGCCTCATGCACCGAGGGTGACACAGGCTGTTGAGTCGCAGGTGGCGTCACATGGCCACTCTGAGCAGCGTCAGCGCCAGCAGGCGCCGAGTCAGAACGCTGTCCGGGACTATTCGCGCGAGATCTCGTTAGCACCATTTTTACGAAATTAAGCTTACACGCAACACGATATAATATAGTCTAAAATGCACTATCACGGTCCGACTATAGTACAcacaatgaataaataatgttcaaaagtcaataaaacataataatcaaaAGTCTTTAACAAAACGCACTACTACAACGTGTCcataaaagtaattattgtgacaaaaaacaaatacaagtccacaataataaaaataatgtccaaACACAATTACAACACTAAATAGTCCTGAGTCCGACGGTAATAAGAAGGCACAAACAAAAGGTTTACTTCCCTTTACGGCAGCGGTGGCAGCGCGAGGTCTAAGGTGCGCGCAGTCACAATGCAGCGCAGCCGCAGCGCTCCAGCGTCGGTATCTCGACAGCAACCCAACCGCGGGCTCCGTCGATGTGGTACCGCACAACCAACACGGGTTGAACAAAACGGCTACCACACAAGACACCAACCGAACTACCGATATGCTCACTCGTCAATAAGAGTCACGTAAATGTCACAAAACACAGGTCACAGTTATAAAACGAAACACAGTCAATAGTCTATACACAAAACAATGTCTTTAATGTCCTAAACTATATTAACAATAACTTACAGTCAACAACAAACTAACGTTAAAAAgttataagaatttaaaaacacttaTTAGGTCCACACAAATGTATTTACACAGTTTACAAGACCTAAACTCAGCACTAATACTAAATAAAGTCTTACGAACAGCAACAGTCTTAGGCGTTAGGTATCCTAGGTAATACACAACACTAGAGTGAGAATTCGGCACGCACTCTCGCGACATAAAGCCTAATACCTACAACGGTACACTTCACTTCTAGGTTCATCTAGGTCCAACACAAATCCTAAGTACCTAATTACGTTCGGCCAGACGTTGGGCAGCCATTTTTAGCGtgagtaaataaaactaattgttgattgtaaaaatatagtaaacaCTGTATTTCgttttaaaagcaataaatgACAAAACTGTGACCAATTTAGGTGTTActttataacaaaagaaataataatggacaaatacaaaatcaaaCGGATAAAACAACAGACTAGCGTCTGTACCGTTCGCGACTCTCTCGGTGACTCGACTTAACTCGACTAAAACTTGCGCTCGCGgcccggcggcggcggtggcgcaGACCGAGCGGCCGCCGGCCTTGATGCGGGCGTAGAAGAGTGCGACAAGATACGTTATACATAAAAGAGAGAGAGATAGGTAGATGCTACACGGAGCCGTCATGCGTAAAGCGAGCTGGCAACTTGTTTCGCGTGGTGCGATGAGGTAGCCTTGACGGCGGCGGCGAACCTGTACGAACCTGTTCCCGCGCTACAAACAAGCAATTTGAAAATGACAGTAGTGCGGTTAGACAATCGATCTTACTTAAGGGTCCTGCTATCGTTGACGTTTATTATATGTGTAAGAAGGTGTATATTTAGGTACACAATGGAGCAAATGAAAGCCCTTTTTTAGCAATTAAACttataatcaaaaaatatgtgaACAGTGGAGCGGACGTTGACAGAATGAATTGCTACTTTTCTAGCACCGTTAACTTGTTGCGCGGCGCCTGATTATCGGAATGGCAATTGTACACGTATTTGCGGTTTGCTAGTTACAAAGTCGTAGGCGCCGTAACAGAAGGTGATGTGATGAATGACAATAATGTAAATTCCTGATAATGTAATGTGTAAATAATTCTGCTATTAACTACATAATGACGAGGTTGTGTAAAACCTGCCGATTTTTAATCTTATAAGCGTTTTGGATGTATCATCTGTTAGCTTGTAAGAagcaatgaaataaataaataaataaccttgtGGTTTTCCATTAGGATCCTCGTAGTGCGAGTTGTTCCCGACGTAAGCGAACTCGGAGTACCACACCGGGTGCGTTGAGTGACGACACATCAGGTTTGCCATCCTGCGAGacaatacataagtattagccaACGGTggattctaataaataaaataggaagaGAGTTGTGCACGGCTTAATTGAGCAAAACTTATAAGTTGTCAAAGTTCTGTACCTGTGAACTCCAAACCCAACGATGGAGTCTCCATACAGCCTCCCCAGCGCTTTGGCACTCTCTGTGTCGTTTGCAATCTTGTTTCCTTTGAAATAAACTTCCTTCAGCTTCTTCACAGCCGCGGGTCTGTTCTCCTGGGGCAACATGAACGAGATCGGTGCGATTTTCTCCCAGTCATCGTTCATTGATTTCAAGAGAGTTTCGTTTAGCAGGACCTCTGAAAGAATATATAGGATAGGATAAGTAACCatatttttgttcatgaaaaTCTATTGTGATTGGCCTTTAGCTTAATGTCAATGCCGTCTAGTTATTGTTCAATATAAATCATGTATAATATTTAGTCAGTATGGTTATTATACAGTATTACTAACGGTAAGCCTTCCAGAAGAACTCGTCGGTGGTCTGACTGATGATGAGAGGCACGGTGTGCATCTTGCCCTGCTTGACGGCATCCAGGGGGTTCATGGTGAGGTAGCGCTCCTGCCCGAAGTCAGGCTCCACCACCGGGCCCCACAGACCCACCGGGTCACCTGGACCGAACTCCTGTTAATGCAAAGGATTCATTTAATAACATATCCTATCAATCTAAATACTACGCCAAGCATTTTCCTCAAGGTACGGCTACCTAAAAGTGATTCTTACCCAGAACTTGGGGAGTGAGTCTCCAAGTTCCTTCCAGGGCTTCTTGAAGAGACAGTCAACAATAGCTGAGGAGTTGTGTGTGGGACAGTTGAGGATCTCCGCCTGGCGCACGGCGAGGTGGCGCTGGTGGGTCAGGGTAGTCATGGCCTTGGTAATCGGAGACGCACTCATTGCTATGCCGCGGTGGAATAGTCCTGGAAATTAGATAGataaagaaatacatagaaCCCTAAATAGAAAAAACAGTCTGTATGAAATCTCATTACCATCCATCAGATCTATTAAATGAAGTTCATCAATTCCGCTAGATACCTTTAGTCATAGGAGACATCATATGCAACAGGACACTGATGGACCCCGCGCTGCAGCCGGTGATGGTGACGAGGTTGGGATCACCGCCGAATGCCGCGATGTTCCTCTGCACCCACTTCAGCGCCGCCACCTGGTCCTTCATACCATTGTTGCCGGGAGCGTACACGTCACCCGTGCTCATGAAACCTGGGACAAATGAAGAAATGAAAtcagcaaaataataatgaaagggTAACCGTTGTTAGGAAACATAAAGAAAACTTGTGATGGTGAGTGTGATGTAAAAAGTATAACTACTCATTACCTAAAGAGCCCAGCCTGTAGTTGATGGTGACGAGCACGACGTCTCTGTCGAGCATGTAGTGCGGCCCCGCCAGGTCGCTGCGCCCGGAGAACGCGTAGAACCCGCCCGGGTGGATGAAGAAGATCACCGGCAGGGGGTGAGACCTGAACAATTGTTAGGAGATATTGATGACAAGTCATACAGTGAatctacactttgtcagcccaatatgctgCCACAGCGCGAGCACGGCCCGATGCGCTCATTATACTCTCCCGAATATTTCCTTAAGCAAGTAAAAGCTTGAGTTTGCCACCAACATGCAAGCCCAACTCCTGAGAGTACAGGCAATTCTCCCCAGTTTGGGCAAAAGTGTCATAAAAAAAGTTAGAGTGCATATTGTGCAGTTATCAAACAGCATGCAAATACATATTTGAGCCtgttgtccagcagtggacgttttaagtgttttaaatatgtagttctTACGCATTATGTGCGGGAGTATAAACGTTGACAGTGAGACAGTCTTCGTCCACGTAGTAGCCCGGAGGCGCCGGCAGCGGACACGCGGGACCTTCCTTGCTCGCGTCCACTTCCCCTTCATAGTTCAGCTTCAGTTTGGGTGGCTGAACATAATAAGGTTATTTTAGCTTGCTCAAGTGTAGATTGGAGAGAATCTTTTAAAGATCAGGACATTTCGCAGTAAGAATATGTGGTTTAGCCGGTTCTTTTGAGTCTATTCAGCTGACATTCATTTATAAGCATTAAATccatagtaaataatattattattttagtatcttAAACACACTAATCTCAGGATGTACGGtacgatttgaaaaaacaaTCAGTCCGTAATacatagcctatttatcgagcaAAGCTATTGACCTTACCTGAGCGTACGAAGTATTTCCGAAGGGATGCAAATGAAACAGGTGCCCTAAGCTAGTATTTCATAATACAtcgtaataaaatcattttcctTATGGAAACCGGTTTTTGCATTTCTAGACAAGACAACATATTCCAAAGTATTCTACTAATTTTTGAAGGGTAAACTTATTAGCGGCGAGTCAGCATATTTCTAGTAATTTTTTAAGAGTAAGTTGTCCCTCACCTGGAACCTGAGTGCTCCTACAGGCGGTTCAGCATAGCGTATCCCCCGGTAGGCCTGGAAGCGTCTCCCGCGGCGCGTCTCCATCCAGGAGCCGCGGAACGCCCCCGACACGCCTCGCGTCAGGGGCCCAGAAGGCGCCACGGTCGAAGAGATAACATTGGTGTGTTCTGCAGGAATGGGCAATGTTAATAACTGGGTCGTAATGGTTGTAAAAATGGGTTATTGGATTATACCTAATaacattaaagttttttttttaatttatttctggtGGGACTAAAACGGCTGCTTGTCTGCTTTAACTGTGAAGCATTCGCGCTATTGCAGTCTTTCTTCATTTTTGAACCCACAAGAATGACTTACGACAGGATCTCAAGATTAATCACTATCTATAGcgcttataattatttatgtaaaactgaaaactggaccacacagtccgtacataaaaacaaacacacaaaggCACATCCCTTTATCACAAACACTTTCTCACACCCCTCACTTGTTGACGCACTAACCTGTGTTGTGTTTGTATGCGTGCGCGCACACAGCGACACACAGCGCACACAGCAGCGCGCGCAGACACATGGCTTGTGAGCGTCTGTGCACGATGTAGGGAGGCTGACGGCTTTATACAGGGTGCCGTATGACGCACGAGGGCTAGTCTGctacatttataaatacttcGATTAATAATGCATTAATTTGCATGTTCATTTCTTTGAAAGGTTTTGATGAATTTGTAGAAGAAGCAACCCCTTAGAAGCAGTCAAAAGTTTGTATTCTCAAATAGGTAGGCTTTTATGAGCATCAGACACTATTTGTACCAACGGTTCCAAGCGAGAGACTGTTACAGTTActtacagcttttttatcgtttcactgctgggcacaggccgcctctcacacggagaaggattaaggtacagctttatgtttattattttctaaaaaaaacctCTACATCGGCAAGTACCTGGACGTTTAATTACTTGAAACCCTTCTGAAGTTCCGACTATTTCTAAATATAAGATGATATTTCGATGTTCGTAAGTATTTCTTTGCCACCAGTTTAGCAGGTAAACAAACTATTATGCCGTAATAGATGTTATGCTAATTCTTATCAGTGCATCACCTTGAACTCTGCTAGTTATCAATCACCTTTGATTCGTATTGCAtctttaacaacaaatatttgttatctACTCGTGgagagtatttatttatttttcctcaaATCCGACATTATGATTCTCCCTGTAGCTACATAGTTGGTATATATCGATTGGTTCGcgagatcatcatcatcataaactTTCCGTTTGATATCGAACATTTAAAGCTGTATTACCCTGTAAATAAATCTGTCCTTTATTATCAAACTTCTCGGAATAAATAACGCTCTTTAAACTGTACTTAAATATGCAATAGTCTTAGCATAGTAGGTACACTTAATATCCTCAGGTCGTCTGAAATAATATTCTTGAATCTTCGAGGAGTCTCGAATGTCTTCGACGCTGATGGCAAAACACCTTTTCAAGTAGTACCTAATAGGAATTATCCGTTCGTCACATAGGTATACTTTACAATAACAATTGAAGAAGCAGGTATCTCAGAACAAGGAAAACTGTAACTAACAAGGAACGTGTCTCCCAGCCTCGTGGGAAACCCATTCCTATGCGTAGATTAGAAAAATATGTacgtgtacctatttatatgtaGCACTGGATGACTATATTCTGAGTCGAAGTACCTATACAATAGTTTTAACATAATTTCCTCAACAACTGATCTGCAGGGCTAGGCAGTGTAAGGTGATGTTAGTCATTTTATTGAATGAGACTTTCACATACATTGACATATCTTCGAAGCTTAGGGCCAGCACATCACAATGGGTGTTTTGCGTTCTACGTACATTAGCGCATCGTTTTCACATAGGTTTTCAT harbors:
- the LOC110380661 gene encoding juvenile hormone esterase, which translates into the protein MLSALVWVCVTCAVVSATRADGGSTDEVEDAPTTQSVSGQFVGSWMTSRRGRRFQAYRGIRYAEPPVGELRFQPPKLILHYETIVDATKDGPSCPRPASPGYPVDEDCLTINVYTPAINSSKPLPVIFFMHPGGFYSMSGRSDLAGPHYLMDRDVVLVTINYRLGSLGFLALGNKLAPGNNGFKDQVAALKWVQRNIAAFGGDPNLVTITGCSAGAVSVMVHMISSMSKGLFHRAISVSGSPTSKLPSPPDRIDLAIKQARVSNCPEDNTTALFHCLKSKSWKEIAGSMLGFFEFGFDPLSLWRPVVEPDFGQERFLVEEPMDSIREGRMHSVPFIISQTTGEFFWKAFYVLNNQTLLSTMNAEWDRIAPISFILPRNESSDKLATLRKAYLGYSPLENSIASADGLGKLYGDSITGFPVHRMANLMCRHSKHPVFYSEFAYLGNRSHYEDSISKKPVRTAHHDDLMYLFTLSYRFPPIDVADTEDSKMVDKMTALWYNFARYGDPNPRDDTPELSSLSWPAMTPAQRNYLRVDKQFAVKQNLFEERFAVWDQLYPIQY
- the LOC110380678 gene encoding uncharacterized protein LOC110380678; the protein is MLCVALLSVAVVCAGAAHHHHVHDHQHGAGTSPASPDPVTRSVSGEFVGSWMTSRRGRRFQAYRGIRYAEPPVGELRFQPPKLITNYSREVDARSEGPACPQPVYNDYPVHEDCLRLNVYTPAEGKAKKLPVLVFMHAGGFYSVSGRSDVAGPEHLLDRDLVLVTINYRLGSLGFLSTGDALAPGNNGFKDQVAALKWVQRNIAAFGGDPDLVTIAGYSAGSFSVMLHMISPMSRGLFHRAMSMSGSPISQIEIPRHQRHLAERQARLLGCPTDSSRAIIDCLKTKSSKEIGDSLDKMFDFGYDPVLLWVPIHEQDFGQEMFLPRQPLEALCSADLAQVPYIISQTQDEFFWKALDVLRNPSAFESWRADWPGKARVALYLAGDNATATTAANRLKQAYLGGKDIANDTATGDGFGKLYSDAIIGFGAHRLVNLMSRHLRQPLYYYEFGYIGNSSHYLDPDTKKPIAAAHHDDLLYLFNVSYNFPSIPPADTNDSLMVDKMTALVYNFARYGDPNPKPDTPELAGLSWPQYKPAERKYLRVDAPFAVREKLFEDRFRVWEELFPLDYQKCNRQPPYIVHRRSQAMCLRALLCALCVAVCAHAYKHNTEHTNVISSTVAPSGPLTRGVSGAFRGSWMETRRGRRFQAYRGIRYAEPPVGALRFQPPKLKLNYEGEVDASKEGPACPLPAPPGYYVDEDCLTVNVYTPAHNASHPLPVIFFIHPGGFYAFSGRSDLAGPHYMLDRDVVLVTINYRLGSLGFMSTGDVYAPGNNGMKDQVAALKWVQRNIAAFGGDPNLVTITGCSAGSISVLLHMMSPMTKGLFHRGIAMSASPITKAMTTLTHQRHLAVRQAEILNCPTHNSSAIVDCLFKKPWKELGDSLPKFWEFGPGDPVGLWGPVVEPDFGQERYLTMNPLDAVKQGKMHTVPLIISQTTDEFFWKAYQVLLNETLLKSMNDDWEKIAPISFMLPQENRPAAVKKLKEVYFKGNKIANDTESAKALGRLYGDSIVGFGVHRMANLMCRHSTHPVWYSEFAYVGNNSHYEDPNGKPQGAAHHDDLLYVFTLSYNFPTIEVSSPHSHVVDEMTAIWYNFARYGDPNPRGDTPELGNLTWPAMTPDRRLFLHRGDKLLIQQNLFEDRFKVWEELYPIPY